A region from the Vicia villosa cultivar HV-30 ecotype Madison, WI linkage group LG3, Vvil1.0, whole genome shotgun sequence genome encodes:
- the LOC131660587 gene encoding uncharacterized protein LOC131660587, producing the protein MLMVGMSNNLVSEPVTSRQMAQLEPILNKVDSSGLLHPVASDSMSQNQGTSNGEPKSQGLPLSNQQGGRVEMQAGNTGVHRILPQKQPVQMGPRQLSAAPKRKATIELPSGSFITPSKREKPAAHRTWTQQSSSRGSQQMQSPTNASRAQHSAAFSKRKTQMESTSSKPVTPRSSNSKSQSAQMKESSKVQTESSESVRSKMRESLAAALALVSPQDKSLVSNDDKPNDAANSSHCAESASASADSAPEQKQEICQSVNSSLAVADSAGPVMGEHMSNTSIGDFSEKPKDYEAGFTNVLNNEDMLSSDKQDFQSNYTLTTDDLPFSDSFFVKDDLLQGNGLSWVLPDMDHMMDMDDQRETQTMMEKKLEPEVPGGVCKAVVPLPELLASRIEAELFKLFGGVNKKYKEKGRSLLFNLKDRNNPELRERVMFGKIPPEQLCSMTAEELASKELSEWRIAKAEEFAQMVVLPDSDVDIRRLVRKTHKGEFQVEVEHEDNVPVEEVSGGKTSVVRRQPVKKDVEASSASKPAGVIKRDVSTDNEKSNLQTDNQFSITISSNDGTDPMQGLMTDDDALKDPDFLPPIVSLDEFMESLDSEPPFDNLAAESGKASTSDKDVSGVGTKSKSSDLIPSEKGDASANKSGKLQSTDAEEEKKVNAEAGSILSDTKYSEIRSDTKLADGHTKEMSIDGQKSTSNNAELRASQFQTEERDGKDNVSKTTVPIKGECLWEGMLQPNISTTDSVISIFKSGEKTSTKDWPGFLEIKGRVRLEPFEKFLQELPQSRSRAIMVSHFISKGSTPEEQATLREVADSYILDERVGFAEPVPGVELYFCPPHKKTVEMLSKILSKEQIEAVNSIDNGLIGIIVWRKTNITTSISPTAQSHNKHSSKRHNLSRRQQDTNANANSTHNAVPSMGFKTTDSGDVDGDDDDVPPGFGPPAARVEDDLPEYNFSSSSNPSHLVQKPMGPSTVPSHSVGQTPSRPAQHMRELVHKYGQNQTPPVSSVNWQDKFRGSIQPWNDDDDDDIPEWQPNMNQNQFTPQQTVHNFNLRPPIMNQSFVGLPQQPILPTQYLQPPTNVAHAQPNFVPQWVPSIHGNTNIHPSNAPPPPYGTPTQGTPWSHHVSRSRGL; encoded by the exons ATGCTAATGGTTGGAATGTCGAATAATTTGGTTTCGGAGCCTGTTACGAGCCGGCAGATGGCTCAATTGGAGCCTATTTTGAACAAGGTTGATTCGTCGGGACTCTTGCATCCTGTAGCCAGTGATTCCATGTCGCAGAATCAGGGAACTTCGAATGGTGAACCTAAGTCTCAAGGCTTACCGCTTTCTAACCAGCAGGGTGGCCGTGTAGAAATGCAGGCTGGAAATACGGGAGTGCATCGGATTCTTCCCCAGAAACAACCCGTGCAAATGGGGCCACGTCAACTGTCAGCTGCTCCTAAGCGGAAGGCAACAATTGAGCTGCCTTCTGGTAGCTTCATAACACCTAGTAAGCGGGAAAAACCAGCAGCTCACAGAACTTGGACACAGCAATCATCAAGCAGAGGCTCTCAACAGATGCAATCACCGACAAATGCTTCTAGAGCACAGCATTCGGCAGCATTTAGTAAGAGAAAAACACAAATGGAGTCTACCTCCAGCAAACCTGTGACGCCCCGGTCCTCAAATTCTAAGAGTCAGAGTGCACAGATGAAAGAATCCTCCAAGGTTCAAACTGAATCATCTGAGAGTGTTAGGTCCAAAATGAGAGAGTCATTAGCTGCTGCTTTGGCGTTGGTATCCCCGCAAGATAAATCTCTGGTCTCAAATGATGACAAACCAAATGATGCGGCCAATAGCTCTCACTGTGCTGAATCCGCATCTGCATCTGCCGACTCTGCTCCAGAACAAAAGCAGGAAATTTGTCAATCTGTTAATTCCTCTTTAGCTGTGGCTGATTCTGCTGGCCCTGTGATGGGTGAGCACATGAGTAATACATCTATTGGAGATTTTTCTGAAAAACCTAAGGACTATGAAGCGGGATTCACAAATGTGTTAAACAATGAAGATATGTTGAGTTCTGACAAGCAAGATTTCCAGTCTAACTACACTTTGACTACTGATGATCTTCCTTTCAGTGACAGTTTCTTTGTGAAAGACGACCTTTTGCAGGGAAATGGTCTTTCCTGGGTATTACCTGATATGGACCATATGATGGACATGGATGACCAAAGGGAAACTCAAACTATGATGGAGAAGAAATTGGAACCTGAGGTACCAGGTGGAGTTTGTAAGGCAGTGGTCCCTTTACCTGAACTTTTAGCATCAAGGATAGAAGCAGAGCTCTTCAAACTGTTTGGAGGTGTGAAtaagaaatacaaagagaagggAAGGTCTCTTTTGTTCAACTTGAAAGATCGCAATAATCCTGAACTCAGAGAAAGGGTTATGTTTGGTAAAATTCCTCCCGAACAGTTATGTTCCATGACTGCAGAGGAACTTGCTTCAAAGGAGCTTTCTGAGTGGCGGATAGCCAAGGCTGAGGAGTTTGCTCAAATGGTGGTTTTACCTGATTCAGATGTTGATATTAGACGCTTAGTCAGGAAGACGCATAAAGGTGAATTTCAAGTGGAAGTTGAACACGAAGACAATGTTCCAGTGGAAGAGGTGTCTGGTGGCAAAACTTCTGTTGTTCGAAGGCAACCAGTTAAAAAGGACGTGGAAGCCTCTTCTGCTTCTAAACCTGCCGGTGTAATCAAAAGAGATGTAAGCACTGACAATGAAAAGAGCAACTTACAAACGGACAATCAATTTTCCATTACCATTTCTTCCAATGACGGGACTGATCCAATGCAAGGGCTTATGACAGATGATGATGCATTGAAGGACCCCGACTTTCTTCCCCCAATTGTATCTCTTGATGAATTCATGGAATCCCTTGATTCTGAGCCACCATTTGATAATTTAGCCGCAGAGTCTGGAAAGGCATCTACCTCAGACAAGGATGTTTCTGGGGTTGGAACAAAATCAAAATCTTCAGATTTAATTCCAAGTGAGAAAGGTGATGCCAGTGCTAATAAGTCTGGTAAGCTTCAAAGCACAGATGCTGAGGAAGAAAAAAAAGTTAATGCTGAAGCTGGGTCCATTTTGTCTGATACAAAATACAGTGAAATTCGATCTGACACCAAGCTGGCTGATGGTCATACCAAGGAAATGTCAATTGATGGCCAAAAATCAACATCCAATAATGCTGAGTTAAGAGCTAGTCAGTTTCAAACAGAAGAGAGAGATGGCAAGGATAATGTGTCGAAAACTACAGTTCCCATTAAGGGTGAATGCCTTTGGGAGGGAATGCTTCAGCCAAACATCTCAACCACTGATTCAGTCATTAGCATCTTCAAAAG CGGCGAGAAAACTTCTACCAAAGACTGGCCTGGATTTCTCGAGATTAAGGGAAGGGTTCGGCTGGAACCGTTTGAAAAATTTCTGCAAGAGCTTCCACAGTCAAGAAGTCGTGCCATCATG GTTTCACATTTTATTTCTAAAGGGTCAACCCCTGAGGAGCAAGCAACTCTCCGTGAG GTGGCTGATTCTTATATTTTGGACGAGAGAGTGGGATTTGCAGAACCTGTGCCCGGAGTTGAACTTTACTTTTGCCCACCTCATAAGAAAACAGTTGAAATGCTCAGCAAGATACTTTCAAAGGAACAAATTGAGGCAGTTAATTCTATTGATAATGGTCTAATTGGTATTATTGTAtggagaaaaactaatataactaCATCTATATCTCCCACTGCGCAATCACACAACAAACATAGCTCTAAAAGGCATAACTTGAGTAGAAGACAGCAAGATACTAATGCGAATGCCAATTCTACCCATAATGCTGTACCCTCTATGGGGTTTAAGACCACCGACAGTGGGGATGTTGATGGTGATGACGATGACGTTCCTCCTGGATTTGGGCCACCGGCTGCCCGAGTTGAGGATGACCTCCCGGAGTATAATTTTTCCAGTAGTTCAAATCCGTCACACTTGGTTCAAAAACCTATGGGACCAAGTACAGTCCCATCTCACTCGGTTGGTCAAACCCCTTCCCGTCCTGCACAACATATGAGAGAACTTGTACACAAATATGGGCAAAACCAAACACCTCCCGTATCTTCGGTAAACTGGCAGGACAAATTTAGGGGGTCAATTCAACCTTGGAATGATGATGACGACGACGATATACCTGAATGGCAACCAAATATGAATCAGAATCAGTTTACTCCCCAACAAACAGTGCATAATTTTAATCTTAGACCTCCCATTATGAATCAATCATTTGTGGGTTTACCCCAGCAACCAATTTTGCCGACTCAGTATCTGCAACCCCCAACGAATGTGGCACATGCCCAACCAAATTTTGTCCCTCAGTGGGTTCCCTCTATCCATGGTAATACCAATATACATCCAAGCAATGCACCACCACCACCCTATGGAACACCTACACAAGGAACTCCGTGGTCTCATCATGTTTCTAGAAGTAGAGGACTTTAG